Proteins encoded in a region of the Botrytis cinerea B05.10 chromosome 11, complete sequence genome:
- the Bcdph5 gene encoding Bcdph5 gives MLYLIGLGLSDETDITVKGLEAVKKCARVYLEAYTSILLVDKSVLESYYGREVIIADRDMVESASDDILEDAQNVDVAFLVVGDPFGATTHTDLVLRARSLNIPISTIPNASIMSAIGATGLQLYNFGQTVSMVFFTENWKPASFYDRIRENRNIGLHTLVLLDIKVKEQTMENMARGRKIYEPPRYMTVGQCASQMLEIEEMKTENGEGGVYNEESLCVGAARVGCKDEKFVSGTLKQLCDADEQLGGPLHSLVLLGRRTHELEHDYVREFAVDKGVWDTIWKRDYEGKV, from the exons atgCTTTACCTCATTGGCCTTGGTCTCTCTGACGAGACGGATATTACTGTCAAAGGACTTGAGGCTGTCAAGAAATGCGCTCGCGTTTACCTTGAAGCCTACACCAGTATTTTGCTGGTGGATAAATCAGTTCTT GAAAGCTACTATGGACGAGAAGTGATTATTGCAGACAGAGATATGGTAGAGAGTGCTAGTGACGATATCTTGGAAGATGCGCAAAATGTGGATGTTGCATTTTTGGTTGTGGGAGATCCATTTGG TGCTACCACTCATACTGATCTTGTCCTTCGGGCCCGTTCCTTGAACATTCCAATCTCTACTATTCCTAATGCCTCCATTATGTCCGCGATTGGTGCTACCGGTCTCCAACTTTACAATTTTGGCCAAACTGTCTCAATGGTTTTCTTCACTGAGAACTGGAAGCCTGCCTCATTCTACGATCGTATTCGAGAGAACAGGAATATCGGTTTACACACATTGGTATTGTTGGACATCAAGGTCAAGGAGCAAACCATGGAGAATATGgcgagaggaagaaagatatACGAGCCACCGAGATACATGACTGTAGGACAGTGCGCGTCGCAAATGTTGGAGattgaggagatgaagaCAGAGAACGGAGAGGGAGGGGTTTACAATGAGGAGAGTCTCTGCGTGGGTGCTGCTCGAGTAGGTTGCAAGGATGAGAAATTTGTAAGTGGGACATTAAAACAATTGTGTGACGCCGATGAGCAATTGGGAGGTCCCTTGCACAGTTTGGTGTTGCTCGGAAGGAGGACGCATGAGTTAGAGCACGATTATGTGAGGGAGTTTGCGGTGGACAAGGGAGTCTGGGATACAATTTGGAAGAGAGATTATGAAGGAAAGGTATAA
- the Bcdph5 gene encoding Bcdph5 has protein sequence MLYLIGLGLSDETDITVKGLEAVKKCARVYLEAYTSILLVDKSVLT, from the exons atgCTTTACCTCATTGGCCTTGGTCTCTCTGACGAGACGGATATTACTGTCAAAGGACTTGAGGCTGTCAAGAAATGCGCTCGCGTTTACCTTGAAGCCTACACCAGTATTTTGCTGGTGGATAAATCAGTTCTT ACATAG